A single region of the Streptomyces sp. AM 4-1-1 genome encodes:
- a CDS encoding Stk1 family PASTA domain-containing Ser/Thr kinase has protein sequence MSQDGAHGAQGRYAGGSVAGGRYQLRDLLGEGGMASVYLAYDSALDRQVAIKTLHTELGREQSFRERFRREAQAVAKLQHTNIVSVFDTGEDELGGALMPYIVMEYVEGQPLGSVLQADIQRYGAMPAEKALKVTADVLAALETSHEMGLVHRDIKPGNVMMTKRGIVKVMDFGIARAMQSGVTSMTQTGMVVGTPQYLSPEQALGRGVDARSDLYSVGIMLFQLLTGRLPFDADSPLAIAYAHVQEAPVAPSSVNRSITPAMDALVARALKKNPNERFPSAATMQDEIVRVLSASGGTGAPAIIDGSAPVNSGSGVGSAVFPPVDQSSAAQQQSMRTPYQPPYQMSQASSQAPQVPQAPQAPQAPHQPGLHQPGPYGQPGPVQSGPPQGYGYPQTAYQAAPGPMAPSQHQTPPPYTMSPQTVNSMNGTGSGGVGGHGVGGGDNGGGGGRRSMPLIIGAAVVALLAIGGLVMALTNKDEPDHGKGGDPTSSGSATVAGEHKGPERNRTIDAEKCSDASEDTDDPQKVEAPNFLYKDILSVKECIQAAGWTVKEFDEPGNTFPEGQVVNQFPSPGTAVSEKNANFELRVSTGDPS, from the coding sequence ATGAGCCAGGACGGCGCACACGGCGCTCAGGGCCGCTACGCGGGCGGCTCGGTCGCGGGCGGCCGGTACCAGCTTCGCGATCTGCTCGGCGAGGGCGGCATGGCGTCCGTGTACCTGGCATACGACTCGGCGCTCGACCGACAGGTCGCGATCAAGACCCTGCACACGGAGTTGGGGCGTGAGCAGTCCTTCCGCGAGCGCTTCCGCCGCGAGGCCCAGGCCGTCGCGAAGCTCCAGCACACCAACATCGTCTCCGTCTTCGACACCGGCGAGGACGAACTCGGCGGCGCGCTGATGCCGTACATCGTCATGGAGTACGTGGAGGGGCAGCCGCTCGGCTCGGTCCTCCAGGCGGACATCCAGCGGTACGGGGCGATGCCGGCCGAGAAGGCGCTGAAGGTGACGGCCGATGTGCTGGCCGCGCTGGAGACCAGCCACGAAATGGGCCTGGTCCACCGGGACATCAAGCCGGGCAACGTGATGATGACCAAGCGCGGCATCGTGAAGGTCATGGACTTCGGGATCGCCCGCGCCATGCAGTCGGGCGTCACCTCGATGACCCAGACGGGCATGGTCGTCGGCACCCCGCAGTACCTCTCCCCCGAGCAGGCGCTGGGGCGCGGGGTCGACGCGCGGTCCGACCTGTATTCGGTCGGCATCATGCTGTTCCAGCTGCTCACCGGGCGGCTCCCGTTCGACGCGGACTCGCCGCTCGCCATCGCGTACGCGCACGTCCAGGAGGCGCCGGTGGCGCCGTCGAGCGTCAACCGGTCGATCACCCCGGCCATGGACGCCCTGGTGGCGCGCGCCCTGAAGAAGAATCCGAACGAGCGGTTCCCGAGCGCCGCCACCATGCAGGACGAGATCGTCCGCGTGCTGAGCGCTTCGGGCGGTACGGGTGCCCCGGCGATCATCGACGGCAGTGCTCCGGTGAACAGCGGTTCCGGGGTCGGCTCGGCCGTCTTCCCACCGGTCGACCAGTCGTCCGCGGCGCAGCAGCAGAGTATGCGGACGCCGTACCAGCCGCCGTACCAGATGTCCCAGGCATCGTCACAGGCACCACAGGTGCCCCAGGCGCCCCAGGCGCCCCAGGCGCCCCATCAGCCGGGCCTCCACCAGCCGGGCCCTTACGGGCAGCCCGGCCCGGTCCAGTCGGGCCCGCCGCAGGGATACGGCTACCCGCAGACGGCGTACCAGGCGGCGCCCGGCCCGATGGCCCCGTCGCAGCACCAGACCCCGCCGCCGTACACCATGTCCCCGCAGACGGTGAACTCGATGAACGGGACGGGCTCCGGCGGTGTCGGCGGTCATGGCGTCGGCGGTGGCGACAACGGCGGCGGCGGCGGTCGGCGGAGCATGCCGCTGATCATCGGCGCGGCCGTGGTCGCGCTGCTGGCGATCGGTGGACTGGTCATGGCGCTGACGAACAAGGACGAGCCGGATCACGGCAAGGGCGGTGACCCCACCAGCAGTGGGTCGGCGACGGTGGCCGGCGAGCACAAGGGCCCCGAGCGCAACCGGACGATCGACGCGGAGAAGTGCTCGGACGCCAGCGAGGACACGGACGACCCCCAGAAGGTCGAGGCTCCGAACTTCCTCTACAAGGACATCCTCTCGGTCAAGGAGTGCATCCAGGCGGCCGGCTGGACGGTCAAGGAGTTCGACGAACCGGGCAACACGTTCCCCGAGGGCCAGGTCGTCAACCAGTTCCCCTCCCCGGGCACGGCCGTCTCCGAGAAGAACGCCAACTTCGAGCTGCGGGTGTCGACGGGCGACCCGTCCTGA
- a CDS encoding molybdopterin-binding protein: protein MARLAEEARAAEVEIAVEQALALVRRPARPTPHRDADSWSADSWSANPWPSGSQPSDPSPLSSQPPGSHPSGSHPSGSQPSDPWPSGSRFSGRQDPGATFSASVDPVRQSLDRSVPGPHAVAQETHQPASEDTAGPGQEHRRADAPTDTTTPAPTTPAPTTPAPASSIPSRGSSDASRDSHAQHRHGMTWVEARGLAARVAGRGAPARPVRLPLDLALGLVLAEPLAALTDLPSFDTSAMDGWAVAGPGPWRIRTQKQTQAQTQAQTQTQTQAQTQTQTQAQAQRSEEEGRDDGILAGHSAPAPLADGDAVRIATGARVPVDATAVIRSEHARTDDSRGLLHAQREVVPGQDIRLRAQECRSGDLLLPAGTVVTPVVLGLAAAAGYDALVAVPRPRVDVLVLGDELLTAGLPHEGLIRDALGPMIGPWLRALGAEVSATRRLGDDAEALRHAFSTSTADLIITTGGTAAGPVDHVHPVLDQVGAELLVDGVAVRPGHPMLLARLASDGPYLVGLPGNPLAAISGLLTLAEPLLRALSGRCRQGPYEVVMHDDVHGHPYDTRLVPVVHRADPGTGEGGGDGAEHVVSLRYSGPAMLRGIAAADGLAVVPPGGVRSGTEVEILDLPWASATPWTEGCFT from the coding sequence GTGGCCAGGCTGGCCGAGGAGGCGAGAGCCGCCGAGGTGGAGATCGCCGTCGAGCAGGCGCTGGCCCTGGTTCGACGGCCTGCCCGGCCGACCCCCCACCGGGACGCCGACTCTTGGTCCGCCGACTCTTGGTCCGCCAATCCTTGGCCTTCCGGCTCGCAGCCTTCCGACCCGTCGCCTCTCAGTTCGCAGCCCCCCGGCTCGCACCCTTCCGGCTCGCACCCTTCCGGCTCGCAGCCTTCCGACCCGTGGCCGTCCGGCTCGCGGTTCTCCGGCCGGCAGGACCCGGGCGCGACGTTCTCCGCTTCGGTGGACCCCGTTCGGCAGAGCCTTGACCGATCCGTTCCCGGGCCCCACGCCGTCGCCCAGGAGACGCATCAGCCGGCGTCCGAAGACACTGCCGGGCCCGGCCAGGAGCACCGCCGGGCCGATGCCCCCACCGACACCACCACGCCCGCGCCCACCACGCCCGCGCCCACCACGCCTGCCCCCGCCTCGTCGATCCCTTCCAGGGGCAGCTCCGACGCGTCCCGCGACTCCCACGCGCAGCACCGGCACGGGATGACATGGGTGGAGGCCCGTGGCCTCGCCGCCCGTGTCGCCGGTCGCGGTGCTCCCGCCCGGCCCGTGCGGCTCCCTCTTGACCTGGCGCTCGGCCTGGTACTGGCCGAGCCGCTGGCCGCGCTCACCGATCTGCCGTCCTTCGACACCTCTGCCATGGACGGCTGGGCCGTCGCGGGCCCCGGCCCATGGCGCATCCGGACACAGAAGCAGACACAGGCACAGACGCAGGCACAGACACAGACACAGACGCAGGCACAGACACAGACACAGACGCAGGCACAGGCACAGAGAAGCGAGGAGGAGGGGCGGGACGACGGAATCCTGGCCGGGCACAGTGCTCCCGCGCCTCTCGCCGACGGTGACGCGGTGCGCATCGCCACGGGTGCCCGTGTCCCGGTGGACGCGACCGCTGTCATCCGTAGTGAACACGCGCGTACCGACGACTCCAGGGGCCTGCTGCACGCGCAGCGTGAAGTGGTCCCCGGACAGGACATCCGGCTACGCGCCCAGGAGTGCCGGTCCGGTGATCTGCTCCTCCCCGCCGGCACGGTGGTGACCCCCGTCGTTCTCGGCCTCGCGGCCGCGGCCGGGTACGACGCACTCGTCGCCGTCCCCCGCCCACGCGTCGACGTCCTCGTCCTCGGTGACGAGCTACTGACCGCCGGACTCCCGCACGAAGGACTCATCAGGGACGCGCTGGGTCCCATGATCGGGCCCTGGCTGCGGGCGCTGGGGGCCGAGGTGTCCGCCACCCGCCGCCTGGGCGATGACGCTGAGGCGTTGCGGCACGCCTTTTCCACCAGCACGGCCGATCTGATCATCACGACCGGAGGTACGGCGGCCGGGCCGGTCGATCATGTCCACCCGGTTCTCGACCAGGTGGGCGCGGAACTCCTCGTGGACGGCGTGGCGGTCCGGCCGGGCCACCCGATGCTCCTCGCCCGACTGGCATCCGACGGTCCGTATCTGGTCGGTCTGCCGGGGAACCCGCTCGCCGCGATCTCCGGGCTGCTCACACTCGCCGAACCCCTGCTGCGGGCTCTCTCGGGCCGGTGTCGCCAGGGCCCGTACGAGGTGGTCATGCACGACGACGTGCACGGACACCCGTATGACACCCGGCTGGTCCCTGTCGTTCACCGTGCCGATCCGGGTACGGGCGAGGGTGGTGGTGACGGCGCCGAACACGTCGTTTCGCTGCGCTACAGCGGTCCGGCCATGCTGCGCGGGATCGCTGCGGCGGACGGGCTGGCAGTGGTACCGCCGGGCGGGGTACGGTCCGGCACCGAGGTGGAGATCCTCGATCTACCGTGGGCCTCGGCGACGCCGTGGACGGAAGGGTGTTTCACGTGA
- a CDS encoding NAD(P)H-quinone oxidoreductase → MHAITIPESGGPEALVWAEVPDPVPGDGEVLVEVVSSAVNRADVLQRQGFYDPPTGASPYPGLECAGRIVALGHGVTGWSVGDEVCALLSGGGYAEKVAVPAGQLLPVPKGLDIRSAAALPEVTSTVWSNVFMVAHLRSAETLLVHGGSSGIGTMAIQLAKAVGARVAVTAGGPEKLARCEELGADILINYREQDFVEEIRQATAGAGADVILDLMGAKYLDRNVQALAVNGRLAIIGLQGGAKGELNLGALLSKRAAITATSLRGRPLAEKAAIIAAVREHVWPLIADGVVRPIVDRVIPMADAAEAHRVLESSTHIGKIVLETRAG, encoded by the coding sequence ATGCATGCGATCACGATCCCTGAATCCGGTGGCCCCGAAGCGCTCGTATGGGCCGAGGTGCCCGACCCCGTACCCGGCGACGGCGAAGTCCTCGTCGAGGTGGTGTCCAGTGCGGTCAACCGTGCCGACGTACTCCAGCGACAGGGTTTCTACGACCCGCCGACCGGTGCGTCGCCGTATCCCGGCCTGGAGTGTGCCGGCCGCATCGTGGCGCTCGGGCACGGCGTCACCGGCTGGTCGGTCGGCGACGAGGTGTGCGCGCTGCTCTCGGGCGGCGGGTACGCGGAGAAGGTCGCGGTACCGGCCGGTCAGCTGCTACCCGTACCGAAGGGCCTCGACATCAGGTCGGCCGCGGCGTTGCCCGAGGTGACGTCGACGGTGTGGTCGAACGTGTTCATGGTGGCCCATCTGCGGTCCGCCGAGACGCTGCTGGTGCACGGCGGGTCCAGTGGCATCGGCACGATGGCCATCCAGCTCGCGAAGGCCGTGGGAGCGCGGGTCGCGGTGACGGCGGGAGGGCCCGAGAAGCTGGCGCGCTGTGAGGAACTGGGCGCCGACATCTTGATCAATTACCGCGAACAGGACTTCGTCGAGGAGATCCGCCAGGCAACGGCGGGCGCGGGTGCGGACGTCATCCTCGACCTCATGGGCGCGAAGTATCTGGACCGGAACGTACAGGCTCTCGCTGTGAACGGCCGACTCGCGATCATCGGCCTCCAGGGCGGTGCCAAGGGCGAGCTGAACCTTGGCGCGCTGCTGAGCAAGCGGGCCGCCATCACCGCGACCTCCCTGCGCGGACGCCCGCTGGCGGAGAAGGCGGCGATCATCGCGGCGGTACGGGAGCACGTCTGGCCGCTGATCGCCGACGGCGTGGTCCGGCCGATCGTGGACCGGGTAATCCCGATGGCGGATGCCGCGGAGGCCCACCGGGTGCTGGAGTCCAGCACACACATCGGCAAGATCGTGCTGGAGACGCGAGCGGGCTGA
- a CDS encoding phosphotransferase yields MWRVLRSSVTLAPVPPVGEVLRRYPNAGEPLACEPLTKGLLNHGYRVSTSSGSYFLKHHLDDSTGDRATIVRQHRATRRLQSIGVPVAPPLADADGDTVTVIDGRCYALHPWVDGRHRVGAQLTTDQSRRLGALLGTVHTGLEQVMADGLDVGSGPPGPGPGYGSPDADDTFALIGQLLTAARGRHRRDSFDELAEHRLVERRRLLEQHAHRRPPTPEDPATGWVHGDFHPLNLLYRGADPVAIVDWDRLGVQPRAEEAVRAAAIFFVRPAGHLELEKVRAYARAYRRAAGAGAAELAAAVHRVWWERLNDFWILRWRYSLHDRRADPQFPAVSALAVWWTREYDAVCEAFTG; encoded by the coding sequence ATCTGGCGAGTGCTGCGCTCATCTGTAACCCTCGCACCTGTTCCTCCGGTCGGCGAGGTCCTGCGCCGCTACCCGAACGCGGGTGAACCACTCGCCTGTGAGCCGCTGACCAAAGGGCTGCTCAACCATGGCTACCGCGTCTCGACGTCCAGCGGCTCGTACTTCCTCAAACACCACCTCGACGACTCCACGGGCGACCGGGCGACCATCGTCCGCCAGCACCGCGCGACGCGGCGGCTCCAGTCGATCGGGGTGCCCGTCGCCCCGCCCCTGGCGGACGCGGACGGCGACACCGTCACGGTGATCGACGGCCGCTGCTACGCCCTGCACCCCTGGGTCGACGGGCGGCACCGGGTGGGTGCCCAGTTGACCACCGACCAGTCGCGGAGGCTGGGTGCGCTGCTCGGGACCGTGCACACGGGGCTCGAACAGGTCATGGCGGACGGCCTGGACGTCGGATCGGGCCCGCCGGGGCCCGGACCCGGATACGGCAGCCCGGACGCGGACGACACCTTCGCACTGATCGGCCAACTGCTGACGGCGGCGCGCGGCCGGCACCGCCGGGACTCCTTCGACGAACTGGCCGAACACCGGCTCGTGGAGCGGCGCCGACTGCTGGAACAGCACGCCCACCGCCGCCCGCCCACCCCGGAGGACCCGGCGACCGGCTGGGTGCACGGCGACTTCCACCCGCTGAACCTGCTCTACCGGGGGGCCGACCCGGTCGCCATCGTCGACTGGGACCGGCTGGGCGTGCAGCCGCGCGCGGAGGAGGCGGTACGGGCCGCCGCGATCTTCTTCGTACGCCCGGCCGGGCACCTGGAGCTGGAGAAGGTACGCGCGTACGCGCGGGCGTACCGGCGGGCGGCGGGTGCGGGGGCGGCCGAACTGGCCGCGGCGGTGCACCGGGTGTGGTGGGAACGGCTCAACGACTTCTGGATACTGCGGTGGCGTTACAGCCTGCACGACCGGAGGGCCGACCCGCAGTTCCCCGCGGTGTCGGCCCTGGCGGTCTGGTGGACGCGGGAGTACGACGCGGTGTGCGAGGCGTTCACCGGGTGA
- a CDS encoding protein kinase — protein MAPEPEANGGGVSDGADAWGIGGVVGDGRYRLTHRLGRGGMAEVFAAEDVRLGRTVAVKLLRSDLAEDPVSKARFTREAQSVAGLNHHAVVAVYDSGEDTVGGQTVPYIVMELVEGHTIRDLLLEAEAPPTEQALIIVSGVLEALAYSHQHGIVHRDIKPANVIITNSGAVKVMDFGIARALHGAQSTMTQTGMVMGTPQYLSPEQALGKAVDHRSDLYATGCLLYELLALRPPFTGETPLSVVYQHVQDIPVPPSQVSDAVPPELDGLVMRSLAKDADDRFQSAEEMRGLVQYSLQMLQQQGGHTGTWNTGPVAMHEGGAAPVMGVAAGTMAMGNPLHGDTSQGPILPPMNPDDGAYDVGHGGGGGGRGKLWLFVVLALIAIGAGVAIAVNASQKGGGGTKHTPTTSPTPSQSQTSPTPSDNETDASPETDDSTGGEWQNSRRPPYSPSPEWTKKSKPPTDSESSPGDGGSEGGANNGGNGGDSPPPEESASGTNPNGSGENGNGNANGNANGNGNANGGSGETGGNGTGDTGDAGAGAGGAGGTKPQ, from the coding sequence ATGGCACCCGAACCCGAAGCAAACGGCGGCGGAGTTTCGGACGGGGCCGACGCCTGGGGCATCGGCGGCGTTGTCGGCGACGGGCGTTACCGTCTGACGCACCGGCTCGGCCGCGGCGGCATGGCCGAGGTCTTCGCGGCCGAGGACGTCCGTCTTGGACGTACGGTCGCGGTGAAGTTGCTCCGCTCCGACCTCGCCGAGGACCCCGTCTCCAAGGCCCGTTTCACCCGCGAGGCACAGTCGGTCGCGGGCCTCAACCACCATGCGGTCGTCGCCGTGTACGACTCCGGCGAGGACACCGTGGGCGGCCAGACCGTCCCGTACATCGTGATGGAGCTGGTCGAGGGTCACACCATTCGTGACCTGCTGCTCGAAGCCGAGGCCCCGCCGACCGAGCAGGCGCTGATCATCGTGTCGGGGGTGCTGGAAGCCCTCGCGTACTCGCACCAGCACGGCATCGTGCACCGTGACATCAAGCCCGCCAACGTCATCATCACCAACTCCGGCGCGGTGAAGGTGATGGACTTCGGCATCGCCCGCGCGTTGCACGGCGCGCAGTCGACGATGACGCAGACCGGCATGGTCATGGGCACGCCGCAGTACCTCTCGCCGGAGCAGGCACTGGGCAAGGCCGTCGACCACCGTTCCGACCTCTACGCGACCGGCTGTCTGCTGTACGAACTCCTCGCACTGCGTCCGCCGTTCACGGGTGAGACGCCGCTGTCCGTCGTGTACCAGCACGTCCAGGACATCCCGGTGCCGCCGTCCCAGGTCTCCGACGCGGTGCCGCCGGAGCTGGACGGTCTCGTCATGCGCTCGCTCGCGAAGGACGCGGACGACCGGTTCCAGAGCGCCGAGGAGATGCGCGGTCTGGTCCAGTACAGCCTTCAGATGCTCCAGCAGCAGGGCGGTCACACCGGTACGTGGAACACCGGCCCGGTCGCCATGCACGAGGGCGGCGCGGCCCCGGTCATGGGGGTCGCGGCGGGCACGATGGCGATGGGGAACCCGCTCCACGGGGACACCTCGCAGGGGCCGATCCTGCCGCCGATGAATCCGGACGACGGGGCGTACGACGTCGGTCACGGCGGTGGTGGCGGCGGACGCGGCAAGCTGTGGCTGTTCGTCGTCCTCGCGCTGATCGCGATCGGAGCCGGGGTGGCCATCGCGGTCAACGCCTCGCAGAAGGGTGGTGGCGGGACCAAGCACACCCCCACCACCTCCCCCACTCCCTCGCAGTCGCAGACTTCGCCGACGCCGAGCGATAACGAGACCGACGCGTCGCCGGAAACAGACGACTCCACGGGCGGCGAATGGCAGAACAGCCGTCGGCCGCCCTACTCCCCGTCCCCCGAGTGGACCAAGAAGTCCAAGCCCCCGACCGACTCCGAGTCGTCGCCGGGCGATGGCGGCTCCGAGGGCGGCGCGAACAACGGTGGGAACGGTGGCGATTCCCCGCCGCCGGAGGAGTCGGCGAGCGGCACCAACCCCAACGGGTCGGGCGAGAACGGAAATGGCAACGCCAACGGCAACGCCAACGGGAACGGCAACGCGAACGGCGGCAGCGGGGAGACGGGCGGCAACGGTACGGGTGACACGGGCGACGCCGGGGCGGGTGCCGGCGGTGCCGGCGGCACCAAGCCGCAGTAG
- a CDS encoding pyridoxamine 5'-phosphate oxidase family protein, with protein sequence MSSEETRAIELLGRVEYGRLATSIRALPFLALARHIVLDGRVVLRMHRGLGHHEACDGTVVAYGADNCGAVPPGDGRDLWSVQFTGPAEIAHPTPDQRKLFGTAPVELNGEPFVPAYLRLDPHFVTVHTLSFGASPPNRHSE encoded by the coding sequence ATGTCCTCCGAGGAAACGCGCGCGATCGAACTGCTGGGCCGGGTCGAGTACGGACGGCTGGCCACCAGCATCAGGGCGCTGCCGTTCCTCGCGTTGGCCCGCCACATCGTGCTCGACGGCCGGGTGGTGCTGCGGATGCACCGGGGGCTCGGGCATCACGAGGCGTGCGACGGAACCGTCGTCGCGTACGGCGCCGACAACTGCGGCGCGGTACCCCCGGGGGACGGCCGCGACCTCTGGTCGGTGCAGTTCACCGGCCCCGCCGAGATCGCCCACCCCACCCCTGACCAGCGGAAACTCTTCGGAACCGCCCCCGTCGAACTGAACGGCGAACCCTTCGTCCCGGCGTACCTCAGGCTCGACCCGCACTTCGTCACGGTGCACACTTTGAGCTTCGGCGCAAGTCCGCCGAACCGCCACTCAGAGTGA
- a CDS encoding response regulator transcription factor yields the protein MREEGKITVFLLDDHEVVRRGVHELLSGEADIEVVGEAGTAADALIRIPATRPDVAVLDVRLPDGSGVEVCREIRSRDENVKCLMLTSYADDEALFDAIMAGASGYVLKAIRGNELLNAVRDVAAGKSLLDPSATARVLERLRDGKNGRGDDKLANLTEQERKILDLIGEGLTNRVIGERLHLAEKTIKNYVSSLLSKLGMERRSQAAAYVARLQAERR from the coding sequence GTGCGTGAAGAAGGAAAAATCACCGTTTTCCTGCTCGACGACCACGAAGTCGTTCGGCGCGGAGTCCATGAGCTGCTGTCCGGCGAGGCGGACATCGAGGTCGTGGGCGAGGCCGGGACGGCGGCCGACGCGCTGATCAGGATTCCCGCGACCCGCCCCGATGTGGCGGTGCTCGACGTGCGGCTTCCGGACGGCAGCGGGGTGGAGGTGTGCCGCGAGATCCGGTCCCGGGACGAGAACGTCAAGTGCCTGATGCTGACGTCGTACGCCGACGACGAGGCACTTTTCGACGCGATCATGGCGGGCGCCTCCGGATACGTGCTGAAGGCGATCCGCGGCAACGAACTCCTGAACGCGGTACGGGACGTGGCGGCCGGAAAGTCCCTCCTGGACCCCTCCGCGACCGCCCGGGTGCTGGAGCGGTTGCGCGACGGGAAGAACGGCCGCGGCGACGACAAGCTGGCCAACCTCACCGAGCAGGAACGCAAGATCCTCGACCTGATCGGCGAGGGACTCACCAATCGGGTGATCGGTGAACGGCTGCACCTCGCCGAGAAGACCATCAAGAACTACGTCTCCAGCCTGCTGTCGAAGCTGGGCATGGAGCGGCGCTCGCAGGCCGCCGCGTACGTGGCCCGGCTCCAGGCGGAGAGGCGCTGA
- a CDS encoding bacterial proteasome activator family protein, which produces MEMPRNERSQEHPQVLVVGQDGMAIGGGGSDDESREVPVTEMVEQPAKVMRIGSMIKQLLEEVRAAPLDEASRVRLKEIHASSVKELEDGLAPELVEELERLSLPFTEESVPSEAELRIAQAQLVGWLEGLFHGIQTALFAQQMAARAQLEQMRRALPPGSVHEDEGGAAGADPHGTLGSGPYL; this is translated from the coding sequence ATGGAAATGCCGAGGAATGAACGGTCGCAGGAGCATCCCCAAGTCCTCGTAGTGGGGCAGGACGGAATGGCTATCGGCGGCGGTGGCAGTGACGACGAGTCGCGTGAGGTCCCGGTGACAGAGATGGTGGAACAGCCCGCCAAGGTCATGCGCATCGGCAGCATGATCAAGCAGCTTCTGGAGGAGGTCAGGGCGGCTCCTCTCGACGAGGCGAGCCGCGTCCGGCTCAAGGAGATCCACGCCAGTTCGGTGAAGGAGCTGGAGGACGGTCTCGCACCGGAGCTGGTCGAGGAGCTGGAACGGCTCTCCCTGCCGTTCACCGAGGAATCGGTGCCCTCCGAGGCCGAACTGAGGATCGCGCAGGCCCAGCTGGTGGGTTGGTTGGAAGGTCTTTTCCACGGTATCCAGACGGCGCTGTTCGCTCAGCAGATGGCGGCGCGCGCCCAACTGGAGCAGATGCGCCGCGCGCTGCCTCCGGGTTCCGTCCACGAGGACGAGGGCGGCGCGGCGGGTGCCGACCCGCACGGGACACTCGGTTCCGGCCCGTACTTGTAG
- a CDS encoding potassium channel family protein, which translates to MGLGDAVDGRVFHVKLPGHDAMARRADEYVVPTRVSLPRRIVDRPLRQVAKRLLMALMVLAATVLIVWVDRGGYHDNADGKVDLLDAAYYATVTLSTTGYGDIVPYSDAARLSNVLLVTPLRVLFLIILVGTTLEVLTERTREDFRLNRWRTHLRDHTVVVGFGTKGRSAIQTLCATGLRKEQIVVVDPANKVIEIANAEGFVGVVGDATRSDVLLRAEIQKARQIVIATQRDDTAVLVALTARQLNRGAKIVAAVREEENAPLLRQSGADAVITSASAAGRLLGLSVLSPNAGTVMEDLIQQGSGLDLVERPVIKAEVGKNVRETDDLVVSVLRGHRLLGYDDPAASPLQLTDRVISIVRASNEPPTMPPPHTVQR; encoded by the coding sequence GTGGGCCTCGGCGACGCCGTGGACGGAAGGGTGTTTCACGTGAAACTTCCCGGCCATGATGCGATGGCGAGGCGGGCCGACGAATACGTCGTACCCACCCGGGTGTCGCTTCCTCGCCGCATCGTCGACAGACCACTGCGTCAGGTGGCCAAGCGGCTGTTGATGGCGCTGATGGTCCTCGCCGCCACGGTTCTGATCGTCTGGGTCGACCGGGGTGGCTACCACGACAACGCCGACGGCAAGGTCGACCTCCTCGACGCCGCCTACTACGCGACGGTCACCCTCTCCACCACGGGTTACGGCGACATCGTGCCGTACTCGGACGCCGCCCGGCTCAGCAATGTGCTGCTCGTGACGCCGTTGCGCGTGCTCTTCCTCATCATCCTGGTCGGCACCACCCTCGAAGTCCTCACGGAGCGGACCCGCGAGGACTTCCGGCTGAATCGTTGGAGAACCCACTTGCGTGACCACACAGTTGTCGTCGGATTCGGCACGAAGGGCCGCTCGGCGATTCAGACGCTCTGCGCGACCGGTCTGCGAAAAGAGCAGATCGTGGTTGTCGACCCGGCGAACAAGGTGATCGAGATCGCCAACGCCGAGGGGTTCGTCGGTGTCGTCGGCGACGCCACCCGCAGCGATGTGCTGCTGCGGGCCGAGATTCAGAAAGCGCGTCAGATCGTCATCGCCACCCAGCGCGACGACACGGCCGTACTGGTGGCACTGACCGCGCGCCAGCTCAACCGGGGCGCGAAGATCGTCGCGGCGGTGCGTGAGGAGGAGAACGCGCCGCTGCTGCGGCAGTCCGGCGCCGATGCGGTGATCACCAGCGCCAGCGCGGCCGGCCGGTTGCTCGGTCTGTCCGTGCTCAGCCCCAACGCGGGCACGGTGATGGAGGATCTGATCCAGCAAGGGAGCGGTCTCGACCTGGTCGAACGACCGGTGATAAAGGCCGAGGTCGGCAAGAACGTCCGGGAGACGGACGATCTGGTGGTCAGCGTGCTGCGCGGCCACCGGCTGCTCGGATACGACGATCCGGCGGCCAGCCCGTTGCAGCTGACGGACCGGGTGATCAGTATCGTGCGCGCCTCCAACGAGCCGCCGACCATGCCACCGCCGCACACCGTCCAGCGCTGA